A region of Daphnia carinata strain CSIRO-1 chromosome 10, CSIRO_AGI_Dcar_HiC_V3, whole genome shotgun sequence DNA encodes the following proteins:
- the LOC130699378 gene encoding protein krasavietz-like, with protein MSQKTEKPTLSGQRIKTRKRDEKEKYDPVGFRDSVLAGFSEAGDDLESIYKFLDAAGSKLDYRRYGEALFDILIAGGLLAPGGTLVQDGKSCRTETCLFGGDDSMEHVKGWEQVFTKLMRRYKYLEKLLEEEMKKVLVYIKGFNDSERVKLARMTALWISNGSVPPAVLNSLINEHLVKDGLALDFLLNVFVTWKQEKGASSLTTALRKAGIDSSLPEFFPPNKRTEENFKLVFEENGLMEVLRFQKAQANQGNKKDLQKQLEEDISENKPVKDIISSVKDAVVKFHLQEHEVITSLWNTVMGAVEWNKKEELVAEQALKHLRQYAPLFSSFTQTSRSELALIVRVQEFCYENMNFMKVFQKIVLLFYKTDVLSEDTIIKWYKEAHSVKGKSVFLEQMSKFIEWLQNAEEESESAGDD; from the exons ATGAGTCAGAAGACAGAAAAACCCACACTCTCAGGCCAGCGCATCAAGACTCGAAAAAGGG ATGAAAAGGAGAAATATGATCCTGTTGGATTTCGAGATAGTGTCCTTGCAGGATTTTCTGAAGCTGGGGATGATCTGGAATCCATCTACAAATTCTTGGATGCAGCTGGATCCAAGCTAGATTATAGGCGTTATGGAGAAGCTCTGTTTGACATTCTTATAGCAGGAGGCTTGCTGG ctCCTGGTGGGACCCTTGTTCAGGATGGGAAATCATGTCGCACTGAAACTTGTCTATTTGGCGGGGATGATTCCATGGAACATGTCAAAGGATGGGAACAG gttTTTACCAAGTTAATGCGCCGCTACAAGTATTTAGAAAAACTGTTGGAGGAAGAGATGAAGAAAGTGTTGGTGTACATAAAAGGATTTAATGATTCAGAGCGTGTTAAGCTTGCAAGAATGACTGCTCTTTGGATCTCGAATGGCTCAGTCCCTCCAGCTGTTCTTAATTCCCTCATAAAT GAGCATCTGGTCAAGGATGGATTAGCTCTTGATTTTCTGTTAAATGTTTTTGTCACCTGGAAGCAAGAAAAAGGAGCTAGCAGTCTCACTACAGCTCTGAGAAAAGCTGGCATTGATTCTAG CTTACCGGAGTTTTTTCCACCAAATAAACGAACGGAAGAAAATTTCAAGCttgtttttgaagaaaatggtCTCATGGAAGTGCTTCGCTTCCAAAAAGCTCAG GCCAatcaaggaaacaaaaaagatttgcAAAAACAGTTGGAAGAAGATATTAGTGAGAATAAGCCGGTGAAAGACATTATTTCTTCAGTCAAGGATGCTGTCGTCAAGTTTCATTTGCAGGAACATGAAGTTATTACTTCA TTGTGGAATACAGTAATGGGAGCTGTTGAAtggaacaaaaaggaagagttGGTGGCTGAACAAGCGTTGAAACATTTGCGCCAATATGCTCccctcttttcttcctttacgCAAACTAGCCGATCTGAGCTTGCTCTGATTGTGCGCGTTCAGGAATTTTGCTATGAAAATATGAATTTCATGAAGGTCTTCCAAAAAATTGTTCTACTATTTTACAAAA ccgATGTATTGTCCGAAGACACCATTATTAAATGGTACAAAGAAGCACATTCAGTGAAAGGCAAATCCGTCTTCTTGGAGCAGATGAGTAAATTCATTGAATGGCTACAAAACGCCGAAGAAG aatcTGAATCTGCTGGTGATGACTGA